The following coding sequences are from one Ursus arctos isolate Adak ecotype North America unplaced genomic scaffold, UrsArc2.0 scaffold_23, whole genome shotgun sequence window:
- the AP5B1 gene encoding AP-5 complex subunit beta-1, with amino-acid sequence MGPLSREAWAQRLGAFRTSPSAFMASPEGEDLGRDLLSELRSEKLSEQAKVSLLALSLEYPAQLWPDAAAAEAAATSLLDTLVLLPPRPSALRRPLLLAATTALAAGDALGPTSGASRRLLPLLLGLASGRDLGRGFGPASEQRPLQATACECLRELESCKPGLLGGCLGLLRGLLGQEGPVQPLSLLLALALRNTLVIQARARAGLQGLLVAGDTPTAGGPWNWALAEEGDAHLQPQAPSWPAAEEEECGLAVLEPSPEEARELRAAVAQLLDSSYLLTPVAQAQLLWLLGWALRGLRGQPPVLFKPQLVRLLGTAQLTLLHALLALKAAFGEALFTAQDEALLLRRLTLAAQHPALPLPTHLFYLHCLLNFPENWPLGPTGEEAAPLLLGPRLCRGLLPSLLHDPMALLARLHLLCLLCAEDEEKEEKGQDWSPRQYLEELLAGLRQRAALDAGPRALATLCFQASYLVVHCLATQPAVLTPLTHGLARLYRARPALAPHFVDLLDRVGPELGEPLRAVLRQEVVSRPGRDEALRWHLQILAKVADGNTPSATLGFLRAAAAHCTDWGLQQALLQVCRALLRAGVGEGLADLLQALARQLEDPDGRDHARLYYILLAHLAGPKLGVALGPSLAAPALTSSLVAENQGFAAVLMVQEAPAPIRLSVGPRQAVGTVPVLRLHVEVLEPVYSLELRFRVEGQLYAPLGAIHVPCLLPGRPCPPLLLPLQPRRPAPTQLGVRALYATPAGLTCHAHLPPLPVNFADLFLPFPQAPDGDKRGFFEELWDSCLPKGTESRLWCPLGPQGLEALVSCHLEPFVVVAQPPTSYHVAIRLPPDSRLLLRLEAAQADGVPVALRTDDWAVLPLAGDYLRGLSAAV; translated from the exons ATGGGACCCCTGAGCCGGGAAGCCTGGGCCCAGCGCCTGGGCGCCTTCCGGACCAGCCCGTCCGCCTTCATGGCCAGTCCCGAGGGTGAGGATCTGGGTCGTGACCTGCTGAGCGAACTGAGAAGTGAGAAGCTGAGCGAACAGGCCAAG GTTTCCTTGCTGGCCCTCAGCCTGGAGTACCCAGCCCAGCTGTGGCCGGACGCCGCTGCGGCCGAGGCAGCCGCCACCTCCCTGTTGGACACCCTGGTCCTTCTGCCCCCACGGCCTTCAGCCCTGCGGCGGCCCCTGCTACTGGCGGCCACCACAGCCCTGGCGGCAGGAGATGCGCTGGGCCCCACCTCGGGAGCCTCCCGCCGGCTCCTGCCCCTACTTCTTGGCTTGGCCTCGGGCCGCGATCTGGGGCGAGGCTTTGGTCCCGCCTCGGAGCAGCGCCCCCTGCAGGCCACAGCGTGTGAGTGCCTGCGGGAGCTGGAGAGCTGCaagcctgggctgctggggggctgcctggggctgcTCCGGGGCCTGCTGGGGCAGGAAGGGCCAGTCCAGCCGCTCAGCCTGCTGCTGGCACTTGCTCTGCGCAACACCTTGGTGATACAGGCCAGGGCGAGGGCGGGCCTGCAGGGCCTGCTCGTGGCGGGGGATACGCCCACGGCTGGTGGTCCCTGGAACTGGGCACTAGCCGAGGAAGGGGATGCCCACCTTCAGCCCCAGGCACCCAGCTGGCCGGCAGCTGAGGAGGAGGAGTGTGGCCTCGCAGTGCTGGAGCCCAGTCCTGAGGAGGCCCGGGAGCTGCGGGCTGCTGTGGCCCAGCTTCTGGACTCTTCCTACCTGCTCACTCCGGTGGCTCAGGCCCAGCTTCTGTGGCTGCTGGGCTGGGCTTTGCGGGGTCTTCGGGGGCAGCCACCAGTGCTCTTCAAGCCACAGCTGGTACGGCTTCTGGGCACGGCCCAGCTGACGCTGCTGCATGCCCTTCTGGCACTCAAGGCGGCCTTTGGCGAAGCCCTGTTCACGGCCCAGGATGAGGCCTTGCTGCTCCGCCGGCTCACCTTGGCcgcccagcacccagccctgcccctgcccacccatCTCTTCTACCTGCACTGCCTGCTGAACTTCCCTGAGAACTGGCCTCTAGGCCCCACAGGCGAGGAGGCCGCCCCCCTGCTGCTGGGGCCCCGGCTGTGCCGCGGCCTCCTGCCCAGTCTCCTGCATGACCCGATGGCCCTCCTGGCCCGCCTGCATCTGCTGTGCCTGCTCTGTGCggaagatgaagaaaaggaggagaaaggccAGGATTGGAGCCCCCGGCAGTACCTGGAGGAGCTGCTGGCTGGCCTGCGGCAGAGGGCAGCCCTGGATGCGGGCCCCCGGGCCTTGGCCACTCTCTGCTTCCAGGCCTCCTATCTGGTCGTTCACTGTCTAGCCACGCAGCCTGCGGTGCTGACGCCCTTGACCCACGGACTGGCCCGGCTGTACCGAGCCCGGCCTGCGCTGGCTCCCCATTTTGTGGATCTCTTGGACAGGGTGGGCCCTGAGCTGGGGGAGCCCCTGAGAGCGGTGTTGCGGCAGGAGGTGGTGTCCAGGCCGGGCAGGGACGAGGCCCTTCGTTGGCACCTGCAGATACTGGCGAAAGTGGCAGACGGGAACACTCCAAGTGCCACCCTCGGCTTCCTGCGAGCCGCGGCGGCCCACTGCACGGACTGGGGCCTCCAGCAGGCCCTGCTGCAGGTCTGCCGGGCCTTGCTGCGGGCGGGTGTCGGGGAAGGCCTGGCCGACTTGCTGCAGGCACTGGCCAGGCAGTTGGAGGACCCCGATGGGCGGGACCACGCACGCCTCTACTACATCCTCCTGGCCCACCTGGCGGGGCCCAAGCTGGGGGTGGCCCTGGGCCCCTCGCTGGCCGCCCCTGCACTGACTTCCTCACTGGTGGCCGAGAACCAGGGCTTCGCCGCAGTGCTGATGGTGCAGGAGGCCCCGGCCCCGATCCGGCTGAGTGTGGGGCCCCGCCAAGCAGTGGGCACGGTCCCTGTGCTGCGGCTGCACGTGGAGGTGCTGGAGCCCGTCTACTCTCTGGAGCTGCGCTTCCGTGTAGAAGGACAGCTCTACGCACCCCTGGGGGCCATCCACGTGCCCTGCCTGCTCCCGGgccgcccctgcccccctctgctcctgcctctgcAGCCCCGCCGCCCGGCTCCCACGCAGCTGGGCGTGCGTGCGCTGTACGCCACCCCCGCTGGCCTCACGTGCCATGCCCACCTGCCGCCCTTGCCTGTGAACTTCGCTGACCTTTTCCTGCCTTTCCCGCAGGCCCCCGACGGGGACAAGCGGGGCTTCTTCGAGGAGCTCTGGGACTCCTGCCTGCCAAAGGGCACCGAGAGTCGCCTTTGGTGCCCTCTTGGGCCACAGGGGCTGGAGGCCTTGGTGTCATGCCACCTGGAGCCCTTTGTGGTGGTGGCCCAGCCCCCCACCAGCTACCATGTGGCCATCCGCCTGCCCCCAGACTCGAGGCTGCTGCTGCGACTGGAGGCGGCCCAGGCGGACGGAGTGCCCGTGGCCCTACGGACAGACGACTGGGCTGTGCTGCCTCTGGCCGGGGACTACCTCCGTGGGCTGTCAGCCGCTGTCTGA